A genomic segment from Triticum dicoccoides isolate Atlit2015 ecotype Zavitan chromosome 1A, WEW_v2.0, whole genome shotgun sequence encodes:
- the LOC119267783 gene encoding protein GDAP2 homolog isoform X1, which produces MQHRSPAAATASGAASTAAAMEPGVGGVEPAVTLDQVPRWSDPDQRLYTPSSSSATAEAADGGSEPAASTFLSFSDPLTGDDGGAAGGGCASASRFPVDHEINSRIYLWRGHPWNMEVDAVVNSTNESLDEAHSSPGLHAAAGSGLAEECATLQGGCRTGMAKMTNAYDLPARKVIHTVGPKYAVKYHTAAENALSHCYRSCLELLIENGLESIAMGCIYTEAKNYPREPAAHVAIRTVRRFLEKQKGKIAGLIFCITSSSDTEIYKRLLPLYFPRDKQEEETAVSKLPADVGDENGETVIDERKIRIRPLPAGAADRTVATAPLDLPLESGLASSRSTFKLDSYLDPSFMSLIKDPDLRRKEQWEKSSQAQKGFNYARLLGYGDIGFPPLSAAEEYSLHSRYLAKANSLNLSEIAEMKIIYRGGVDSEGRPVMVVVGAHFLLRCLDLERFVLHVVKEFEPLIQKPYTIVYLHSAASLQPQPDLGFMKRIQQLLGRKHQRNLHGIYILHPTLGLRTAILGMQLLIDGEVWKKVVYVDRLVQLFRYVPREQLTIPDFVFQHDLEVNGGRGMIVDPRTKHIYQRPSG; this is translated from the exons TCCACTGcggccgccatggagccaggcgtcGGCGGCGTCGAGCCTGCGGTGACGCTCGACCAGGTGCCGCGCTGGAGCGACCCCGACCAGCGCCTGTACACGCCGTCCTCCTCGTCCGCTACCGCCGAAGCCGCGGACGGCGGATCCGAGCCCGCAGCGTCCACCTTCCTCTCCTTCTCCGACCCGCTcaccggcgacgacggcggcgccgCCGGTGGTGGCTGCGCGAGCGCCTCGCGCTTCCCCGTGGACCACGAGATCAACTCCAGGATCTACCTCTGGCGGGGACACCCCTGGAACATGGAGGTCGACGCCGTCGTCAACTCCACCAACGAG AGCTTGGACGAGGCGCACAGTAGTCCCGGGCTGCACGCTGCAGCGGGTTCTGGGCTCGCGGAGGAATGCGCCACCTTG CAGGGAGGGTGCCGAACTGGGATGGCAAAGATGACCAATGCATACGATCTTCCTGCGAG GAAGGTCATCCATACAGTGGGACCCAAATATGCTGTCAAATATCACACAGCTGCGGAAAATGCACTTAGTCATTGCTACCGGTCATGTTTGGAACTACTCATTGAGAACGGCCTTGAAAG CATCGCAATGGGTTGCATATACACGGAAGCTAAAAACTATCCTCGTGAACCAGCTGCCCATGTGGCAATAC GGACTGTTAGACGTTTTCTGGAGAAACAGAAAGGCAAGATAGCTGGTCTTATTTTTTGTATTacatcatcatctgatacagagataTACAAAAG attgcttccgctatatttcccTCGGGACAAGCAAGAGGAAGAGACTGCGGTATCAAAACTTCCAGCTGATGTCGGGGATGAGAATGGTGAAACTGTAATAGATGAAAGGAAAATAAGAATAAGACCATTGCCTGCTGGTGCAGCAGATAGAACAGTGGCTACAGCTCCTCTTGATCTTCCTCTTGAGTCTGGATTGGCATCAAG CAGGAGTACATTCAAACTGGATTCATATTTGGACCCTTCATTTATGTCATTAATTAAAGACCCGGATCTGCGGCGCAAGGAGCAGTGGGAAAAATCTTCTCAAGCTCAAAAGGGATTTAATTATGCTAGGTTGCTTGGATATGGTGATATAGGTTTCCCTCCATTGTCTGCTGCTGAGGAATATTCACTTCATTCACGATACCTTGCGAAAGCAAATTCCCTTAATCTTTCAGAGATTGCTGAGATGAAAATAAT TTATCGTGGCGGAGTTGATAGTGAAGGGCGCCCAGTTATGGTTGTTGTTGGTGCGCACTTTCTTCTCCGCTGCCTGGATCTTGAACGGTTTGTTCTACATGTAGTGAAG GAGTTTGAACCTTTGATTCAGAAGCCATATACTATTGTCTATCTCCACTCGGCAGCATCATTACAACC GCAACCAGATTTAGGATTCATGAAACGGATACAACAACTATTAGGTCGGAAACACCAGCGAAACCTTCAT GGGATTTATATACTCCACCCAACCTTGGGGTTGAGAACAGCTATTCTGGGGATGCAGCTTTTGATTGATGGAGAG GTATGGAAGAAAGTTGTGTATGTTGACAGGCTGGTGCAATTGTTCAGATATGTACCACGCGAACAATTAACTATCCCAGATTTTGTATTTCA GCATGATTTGGAGGTGAATGGTGGTAGGGGCATGATTGTGGACCCAAGAACAAAACATATCTATCAGAGACCATCTGGCTGA
- the LOC119267783 gene encoding protein GDAP2 homolog isoform X3 yields the protein MQHRSPAAATASGAASTAAAMEPGVGGVEPAVTLDQVPRWSDPDQRLYTPSSSSATAEAADGGSEPAASTFLSFSDPLTGDDGGAAGGGCASASRFPVDHEINSRIYLWRGHPWNMEVDAVVNSTNESLDEAHSSPGLHAAAGSGLAEECATLQGGCRTGMAKMTNAYDLPARKVIHTVGPKYAVKYHTAAENALSHCYRSCLELLIENGLESIAMGCIYTEAKNYPREPAAHVAIRTVRRFLEKQKGKIAGLIFCITSSSDTEIYKRLLPLYFPRDKQEEETAVSKLPADVGDENGETVIDERKIRIRPLPAGAADRTVATAPLDLPLESGLASRSTFKLDSYLDPSFMSLIKDPDLRRKEQWEKSSQAQKGFNYARLLGYGDIGFPPLSAAEEYSLHSRYLAKANSLNLSEIAEMKIIYRGGVDSEGRPVMVVVGAHFLLRCLDLERFVLHVVKEFEPLIQKPYTIVYLHSAASLQPQPDLGFMKRIQQLLGRKHQRNLHGIYILHPTLGLRTAILGMQLLIDGEVWKKVVYVDRLVQLFRYVPREQLTIPDFVFQHDLEVNGGRGMIVDPRTKHIYQRPSG from the exons TCCACTGcggccgccatggagccaggcgtcGGCGGCGTCGAGCCTGCGGTGACGCTCGACCAGGTGCCGCGCTGGAGCGACCCCGACCAGCGCCTGTACACGCCGTCCTCCTCGTCCGCTACCGCCGAAGCCGCGGACGGCGGATCCGAGCCCGCAGCGTCCACCTTCCTCTCCTTCTCCGACCCGCTcaccggcgacgacggcggcgccgCCGGTGGTGGCTGCGCGAGCGCCTCGCGCTTCCCCGTGGACCACGAGATCAACTCCAGGATCTACCTCTGGCGGGGACACCCCTGGAACATGGAGGTCGACGCCGTCGTCAACTCCACCAACGAG AGCTTGGACGAGGCGCACAGTAGTCCCGGGCTGCACGCTGCAGCGGGTTCTGGGCTCGCGGAGGAATGCGCCACCTTG CAGGGAGGGTGCCGAACTGGGATGGCAAAGATGACCAATGCATACGATCTTCCTGCGAG GAAGGTCATCCATACAGTGGGACCCAAATATGCTGTCAAATATCACACAGCTGCGGAAAATGCACTTAGTCATTGCTACCGGTCATGTTTGGAACTACTCATTGAGAACGGCCTTGAAAG CATCGCAATGGGTTGCATATACACGGAAGCTAAAAACTATCCTCGTGAACCAGCTGCCCATGTGGCAATAC GGACTGTTAGACGTTTTCTGGAGAAACAGAAAGGCAAGATAGCTGGTCTTATTTTTTGTATTacatcatcatctgatacagagataTACAAAAG attgcttccgctatatttcccTCGGGACAAGCAAGAGGAAGAGACTGCGGTATCAAAACTTCCAGCTGATGTCGGGGATGAGAATGGTGAAACTGTAATAGATGAAAGGAAAATAAGAATAAGACCATTGCCTGCTGGTGCAGCAGATAGAACAGTGGCTACAGCTCCTCTTGATCTTCCTCTTGAGTCTGGATTGGCATCAAG GAGTACATTCAAACTGGATTCATATTTGGACCCTTCATTTATGTCATTAATTAAAGACCCGGATCTGCGGCGCAAGGAGCAGTGGGAAAAATCTTCTCAAGCTCAAAAGGGATTTAATTATGCTAGGTTGCTTGGATATGGTGATATAGGTTTCCCTCCATTGTCTGCTGCTGAGGAATATTCACTTCATTCACGATACCTTGCGAAAGCAAATTCCCTTAATCTTTCAGAGATTGCTGAGATGAAAATAAT TTATCGTGGCGGAGTTGATAGTGAAGGGCGCCCAGTTATGGTTGTTGTTGGTGCGCACTTTCTTCTCCGCTGCCTGGATCTTGAACGGTTTGTTCTACATGTAGTGAAG GAGTTTGAACCTTTGATTCAGAAGCCATATACTATTGTCTATCTCCACTCGGCAGCATCATTACAACC GCAACCAGATTTAGGATTCATGAAACGGATACAACAACTATTAGGTCGGAAACACCAGCGAAACCTTCAT GGGATTTATATACTCCACCCAACCTTGGGGTTGAGAACAGCTATTCTGGGGATGCAGCTTTTGATTGATGGAGAG GTATGGAAGAAAGTTGTGTATGTTGACAGGCTGGTGCAATTGTTCAGATATGTACCACGCGAACAATTAACTATCCCAGATTTTGTATTTCA GCATGATTTGGAGGTGAATGGTGGTAGGGGCATGATTGTGGACCCAAGAACAAAACATATCTATCAGAGACCATCTGGCTGA
- the LOC119267783 gene encoding protein GDAP2 homolog isoform X2, which produces MQHRSPAAATASGAASTAAAMEPGVGGVEPAVTLDQVPRWSDPDQRLYTPSSSSATAEAADGGSEPAASTFLSFSDPLTGDDGGAAGGGCASASRFPVDHEINSRIYLWRGHPWNMEVDAVVNSTNESLDEAHSSPGLHAAAGSGLAEECATLGGCRTGMAKMTNAYDLPARKVIHTVGPKYAVKYHTAAENALSHCYRSCLELLIENGLESIAMGCIYTEAKNYPREPAAHVAIRTVRRFLEKQKGKIAGLIFCITSSSDTEIYKRLLPLYFPRDKQEEETAVSKLPADVGDENGETVIDERKIRIRPLPAGAADRTVATAPLDLPLESGLASSRSTFKLDSYLDPSFMSLIKDPDLRRKEQWEKSSQAQKGFNYARLLGYGDIGFPPLSAAEEYSLHSRYLAKANSLNLSEIAEMKIIYRGGVDSEGRPVMVVVGAHFLLRCLDLERFVLHVVKEFEPLIQKPYTIVYLHSAASLQPQPDLGFMKRIQQLLGRKHQRNLHGIYILHPTLGLRTAILGMQLLIDGEVWKKVVYVDRLVQLFRYVPREQLTIPDFVFQHDLEVNGGRGMIVDPRTKHIYQRPSG; this is translated from the exons TCCACTGcggccgccatggagccaggcgtcGGCGGCGTCGAGCCTGCGGTGACGCTCGACCAGGTGCCGCGCTGGAGCGACCCCGACCAGCGCCTGTACACGCCGTCCTCCTCGTCCGCTACCGCCGAAGCCGCGGACGGCGGATCCGAGCCCGCAGCGTCCACCTTCCTCTCCTTCTCCGACCCGCTcaccggcgacgacggcggcgccgCCGGTGGTGGCTGCGCGAGCGCCTCGCGCTTCCCCGTGGACCACGAGATCAACTCCAGGATCTACCTCTGGCGGGGACACCCCTGGAACATGGAGGTCGACGCCGTCGTCAACTCCACCAACGAG AGCTTGGACGAGGCGCACAGTAGTCCCGGGCTGCACGCTGCAGCGGGTTCTGGGCTCGCGGAGGAATGCGCCACCTTG GGAGGGTGCCGAACTGGGATGGCAAAGATGACCAATGCATACGATCTTCCTGCGAG GAAGGTCATCCATACAGTGGGACCCAAATATGCTGTCAAATATCACACAGCTGCGGAAAATGCACTTAGTCATTGCTACCGGTCATGTTTGGAACTACTCATTGAGAACGGCCTTGAAAG CATCGCAATGGGTTGCATATACACGGAAGCTAAAAACTATCCTCGTGAACCAGCTGCCCATGTGGCAATAC GGACTGTTAGACGTTTTCTGGAGAAACAGAAAGGCAAGATAGCTGGTCTTATTTTTTGTATTacatcatcatctgatacagagataTACAAAAG attgcttccgctatatttcccTCGGGACAAGCAAGAGGAAGAGACTGCGGTATCAAAACTTCCAGCTGATGTCGGGGATGAGAATGGTGAAACTGTAATAGATGAAAGGAAAATAAGAATAAGACCATTGCCTGCTGGTGCAGCAGATAGAACAGTGGCTACAGCTCCTCTTGATCTTCCTCTTGAGTCTGGATTGGCATCAAG CAGGAGTACATTCAAACTGGATTCATATTTGGACCCTTCATTTATGTCATTAATTAAAGACCCGGATCTGCGGCGCAAGGAGCAGTGGGAAAAATCTTCTCAAGCTCAAAAGGGATTTAATTATGCTAGGTTGCTTGGATATGGTGATATAGGTTTCCCTCCATTGTCTGCTGCTGAGGAATATTCACTTCATTCACGATACCTTGCGAAAGCAAATTCCCTTAATCTTTCAGAGATTGCTGAGATGAAAATAAT TTATCGTGGCGGAGTTGATAGTGAAGGGCGCCCAGTTATGGTTGTTGTTGGTGCGCACTTTCTTCTCCGCTGCCTGGATCTTGAACGGTTTGTTCTACATGTAGTGAAG GAGTTTGAACCTTTGATTCAGAAGCCATATACTATTGTCTATCTCCACTCGGCAGCATCATTACAACC GCAACCAGATTTAGGATTCATGAAACGGATACAACAACTATTAGGTCGGAAACACCAGCGAAACCTTCAT GGGATTTATATACTCCACCCAACCTTGGGGTTGAGAACAGCTATTCTGGGGATGCAGCTTTTGATTGATGGAGAG GTATGGAAGAAAGTTGTGTATGTTGACAGGCTGGTGCAATTGTTCAGATATGTACCACGCGAACAATTAACTATCCCAGATTTTGTATTTCA GCATGATTTGGAGGTGAATGGTGGTAGGGGCATGATTGTGGACCCAAGAACAAAACATATCTATCAGAGACCATCTGGCTGA
- the LOC119267783 gene encoding ganglioside-induced differentiation-associated protein 2-like isoform X5, translating into MQHRSPAAATASGAASTAAAMEPGVGGVEPAVTLDQVPRWSDPDQRLYTPSSSSATAEAADGGSEPAASTFLSFSDPLTGDDGGAAGGGCASASRFPVDHEINSRIYLWRGHPWNMEVDAVVNSTNESLDEAHSSPGLHAAAGSGLAEECATLQGGCRTGMAKMTNAYDLPARKVIHTVGPKYAVKYHTAAENALSHCYRSCLELLIENGLESIAMGCIYTEAKNYPREPAAHVAIRTVRRFLEKQKGKIAGLIFCITSSSDTEIYKRLLPLYFPRDKQEEETAVSKLPADVGDENGETVIDERKIRIRPLPAGAADRTVATAPLDLPLESGLASSYRGGVDSEGRPVMVVVGAHFLLRCLDLERFVLHVVKEFEPLIQKPYTIVYLHSAASLQPQPDLGFMKRIQQLLGRKHQRNLHGIYILHPTLGLRTAILGMQLLIDGEVWKKVVYVDRLVQLFRYVPREQLTIPDFVFQHDLEVNGGRGMIVDPRTKHIYQRPSG; encoded by the exons TCCACTGcggccgccatggagccaggcgtcGGCGGCGTCGAGCCTGCGGTGACGCTCGACCAGGTGCCGCGCTGGAGCGACCCCGACCAGCGCCTGTACACGCCGTCCTCCTCGTCCGCTACCGCCGAAGCCGCGGACGGCGGATCCGAGCCCGCAGCGTCCACCTTCCTCTCCTTCTCCGACCCGCTcaccggcgacgacggcggcgccgCCGGTGGTGGCTGCGCGAGCGCCTCGCGCTTCCCCGTGGACCACGAGATCAACTCCAGGATCTACCTCTGGCGGGGACACCCCTGGAACATGGAGGTCGACGCCGTCGTCAACTCCACCAACGAG AGCTTGGACGAGGCGCACAGTAGTCCCGGGCTGCACGCTGCAGCGGGTTCTGGGCTCGCGGAGGAATGCGCCACCTTG CAGGGAGGGTGCCGAACTGGGATGGCAAAGATGACCAATGCATACGATCTTCCTGCGAG GAAGGTCATCCATACAGTGGGACCCAAATATGCTGTCAAATATCACACAGCTGCGGAAAATGCACTTAGTCATTGCTACCGGTCATGTTTGGAACTACTCATTGAGAACGGCCTTGAAAG CATCGCAATGGGTTGCATATACACGGAAGCTAAAAACTATCCTCGTGAACCAGCTGCCCATGTGGCAATAC GGACTGTTAGACGTTTTCTGGAGAAACAGAAAGGCAAGATAGCTGGTCTTATTTTTTGTATTacatcatcatctgatacagagataTACAAAAG attgcttccgctatatttcccTCGGGACAAGCAAGAGGAAGAGACTGCGGTATCAAAACTTCCAGCTGATGTCGGGGATGAGAATGGTGAAACTGTAATAGATGAAAGGAAAATAAGAATAAGACCATTGCCTGCTGGTGCAGCAGATAGAACAGTGGCTACAGCTCCTCTTGATCTTCCTCTTGAGTCTGGATTGGCATCAAG TTATCGTGGCGGAGTTGATAGTGAAGGGCGCCCAGTTATGGTTGTTGTTGGTGCGCACTTTCTTCTCCGCTGCCTGGATCTTGAACGGTTTGTTCTACATGTAGTGAAG GAGTTTGAACCTTTGATTCAGAAGCCATATACTATTGTCTATCTCCACTCGGCAGCATCATTACAACC GCAACCAGATTTAGGATTCATGAAACGGATACAACAACTATTAGGTCGGAAACACCAGCGAAACCTTCAT GGGATTTATATACTCCACCCAACCTTGGGGTTGAGAACAGCTATTCTGGGGATGCAGCTTTTGATTGATGGAGAG GTATGGAAGAAAGTTGTGTATGTTGACAGGCTGGTGCAATTGTTCAGATATGTACCACGCGAACAATTAACTATCCCAGATTTTGTATTTCA GCATGATTTGGAGGTGAATGGTGGTAGGGGCATGATTGTGGACCCAAGAACAAAACATATCTATCAGAGACCATCTGGCTGA
- the LOC119267783 gene encoding protein GDAP2 homolog isoform X4 — protein sequence MQHRSPAAATASGAASTAAAMEPGVGGVEPAVTLDQVPRWSDPDQRLYTPSSSSATAEAADGGSEPAASTFLSFSDPLTGDDGGAAGGGCASASRFPVDHEINSRIYLWRGHPWNMEVDAVVNSTNESLDEAHSSPGLHAAAGSGLAEECATLGGCRTGMAKMTNAYDLPARKVIHTVGPKYAVKYHTAAENALSHCYRSCLELLIENGLESIAMGCIYTEAKNYPREPAAHVAIRTVRRFLEKQKGKIAGLIFCITSSSDTEIYKRLLPLYFPRDKQEEETAVSKLPADVGDENGETVIDERKIRIRPLPAGAADRTVATAPLDLPLESGLASRSTFKLDSYLDPSFMSLIKDPDLRRKEQWEKSSQAQKGFNYARLLGYGDIGFPPLSAAEEYSLHSRYLAKANSLNLSEIAEMKIIYRGGVDSEGRPVMVVVGAHFLLRCLDLERFVLHVVKEFEPLIQKPYTIVYLHSAASLQPQPDLGFMKRIQQLLGRKHQRNLHGIYILHPTLGLRTAILGMQLLIDGEVWKKVVYVDRLVQLFRYVPREQLTIPDFVFQHDLEVNGGRGMIVDPRTKHIYQRPSG from the exons TCCACTGcggccgccatggagccaggcgtcGGCGGCGTCGAGCCTGCGGTGACGCTCGACCAGGTGCCGCGCTGGAGCGACCCCGACCAGCGCCTGTACACGCCGTCCTCCTCGTCCGCTACCGCCGAAGCCGCGGACGGCGGATCCGAGCCCGCAGCGTCCACCTTCCTCTCCTTCTCCGACCCGCTcaccggcgacgacggcggcgccgCCGGTGGTGGCTGCGCGAGCGCCTCGCGCTTCCCCGTGGACCACGAGATCAACTCCAGGATCTACCTCTGGCGGGGACACCCCTGGAACATGGAGGTCGACGCCGTCGTCAACTCCACCAACGAG AGCTTGGACGAGGCGCACAGTAGTCCCGGGCTGCACGCTGCAGCGGGTTCTGGGCTCGCGGAGGAATGCGCCACCTTG GGAGGGTGCCGAACTGGGATGGCAAAGATGACCAATGCATACGATCTTCCTGCGAG GAAGGTCATCCATACAGTGGGACCCAAATATGCTGTCAAATATCACACAGCTGCGGAAAATGCACTTAGTCATTGCTACCGGTCATGTTTGGAACTACTCATTGAGAACGGCCTTGAAAG CATCGCAATGGGTTGCATATACACGGAAGCTAAAAACTATCCTCGTGAACCAGCTGCCCATGTGGCAATAC GGACTGTTAGACGTTTTCTGGAGAAACAGAAAGGCAAGATAGCTGGTCTTATTTTTTGTATTacatcatcatctgatacagagataTACAAAAG attgcttccgctatatttcccTCGGGACAAGCAAGAGGAAGAGACTGCGGTATCAAAACTTCCAGCTGATGTCGGGGATGAGAATGGTGAAACTGTAATAGATGAAAGGAAAATAAGAATAAGACCATTGCCTGCTGGTGCAGCAGATAGAACAGTGGCTACAGCTCCTCTTGATCTTCCTCTTGAGTCTGGATTGGCATCAAG GAGTACATTCAAACTGGATTCATATTTGGACCCTTCATTTATGTCATTAATTAAAGACCCGGATCTGCGGCGCAAGGAGCAGTGGGAAAAATCTTCTCAAGCTCAAAAGGGATTTAATTATGCTAGGTTGCTTGGATATGGTGATATAGGTTTCCCTCCATTGTCTGCTGCTGAGGAATATTCACTTCATTCACGATACCTTGCGAAAGCAAATTCCCTTAATCTTTCAGAGATTGCTGAGATGAAAATAAT TTATCGTGGCGGAGTTGATAGTGAAGGGCGCCCAGTTATGGTTGTTGTTGGTGCGCACTTTCTTCTCCGCTGCCTGGATCTTGAACGGTTTGTTCTACATGTAGTGAAG GAGTTTGAACCTTTGATTCAGAAGCCATATACTATTGTCTATCTCCACTCGGCAGCATCATTACAACC GCAACCAGATTTAGGATTCATGAAACGGATACAACAACTATTAGGTCGGAAACACCAGCGAAACCTTCAT GGGATTTATATACTCCACCCAACCTTGGGGTTGAGAACAGCTATTCTGGGGATGCAGCTTTTGATTGATGGAGAG GTATGGAAGAAAGTTGTGTATGTTGACAGGCTGGTGCAATTGTTCAGATATGTACCACGCGAACAATTAACTATCCCAGATTTTGTATTTCA GCATGATTTGGAGGTGAATGGTGGTAGGGGCATGATTGTGGACCCAAGAACAAAACATATCTATCAGAGACCATCTGGCTGA